The Osmia bicornis bicornis chromosome 9, iOsmBic2.1, whole genome shotgun sequence genome has a segment encoding these proteins:
- the LOC123988155 gene encoding serine/threonine-protein kinase CBK1-like, with amino-acid sequence MGESDNNYQQMFRDVQLLLQQQQEQHHREMQLLQQQLQQQQQQQLQQLREELLPQQQQDPRPTEEPLPQVRPAEIGEEAKPPRKRGVAAGRSRRLRGYRGGQVIDPY; translated from the exons atGGGAGAATCTGATAACAATT ATCAACAAATGTTCAGGGACGTacagctgctgctgcagcagcaacagGAGCAGCATCACCGTGAGATgcagctgctgcagcagcagctgcagcagcaacagcaacagcagttgcagcaactgagggaggagctcctccctcagcaACAACAGGATCCGCGACCGACGGAGGAGCCCCTCCCTCAGGTGCGACCTGCGGAAATCGGCGAGGAGGCGAAGCCACCGCGAA aaagaggagtGGCGGCCGGCAGGTCCAGGCGCTTGCGGGGTTACCGGGGGGGTCAGG TAATTGATCCTTACTAA